One segment of Caldanaerobius polysaccharolyticus DSM 13641 DNA contains the following:
- a CDS encoding LacI family DNA-binding transcriptional regulator, translated as MPTIIDVAKRAGVSPSTVSRALSGRAPVKFETKQRIMEAIKELDFKPNILAKGLKEGKTNTVGLIIPNICNPLFPAIAKGVEDEARKNGYTVFLCNTDENLSIEMDYVEKLKERWVDGLIFATVKDRYDHIEDLEKSRFPVVLLVRKYPNALHSVTLDNYEGAKMAVEYLWQRGHRRIWFLCGDTRLSLYSDRLSGYLDAVKQRGIDCNCGRAIENINTMEEAEKTLYSLLDGDRPDAIFAASDPMAIAAMRAVKSRGFRVPEDISIMGFDDLDMAAYVDPPLTTVSQPVREMGAEAFSMLLKLINRESVRPRVIKPELVIRKSVR; from the coding sequence GTGCCCACGATTATTGATGTAGCCAAAAGAGCAGGTGTTTCGCCCAGCACTGTATCAAGAGCTCTAAGCGGCAGGGCTCCTGTTAAGTTTGAGACCAAGCAGAGGATTATGGAAGCGATAAAGGAGCTTGACTTTAAACCCAATATCCTTGCCAAAGGGCTTAAAGAAGGTAAGACCAATACAGTAGGGTTGATAATACCCAATATATGCAATCCTTTGTTTCCAGCTATTGCAAAAGGTGTGGAAGATGAGGCTAGAAAAAATGGCTATACCGTTTTTCTCTGCAATACCGACGAGAACCTATCTATAGAGATGGACTATGTAGAAAAATTAAAGGAAAGGTGGGTTGATGGATTAATTTTTGCTACGGTAAAGGACCGTTATGATCACATTGAGGATTTGGAAAAAAGTAGATTCCCTGTTGTGTTGCTGGTCAGAAAATATCCCAATGCCCTACACAGCGTCACGCTGGACAACTATGAAGGCGCGAAAATGGCTGTAGAATACTTATGGCAGAGAGGGCACAGGCGAATATGGTTTCTGTGCGGCGATACTCGCTTAAGCCTGTATAGCGATAGGCTTTCCGGGTATCTGGACGCTGTGAAACAACGTGGTATAGATTGTAATTGCGGGAGGGCGATAGAGAACATAAATACAATGGAGGAAGCAGAAAAAACTTTGTACAGTTTGCTGGACGGTGACAGGCCGGATGCCATATTTGCCGCCAGTGACCCCATGGCCATAGCAGCGATGAGGGCTGTAAAAAGTAGGGGGTTTAGAGTGCCAGAGGATATATCGATTATGGGATTTGACGACCTGGATATGGCGGCATACGTGGATCCGCCTCTTACGACGGTTTCCCAACCTGTGCGTGAAATGGGCGCTGAAGCATTTTCCATGCTTTTAAAGCTCATTAACAGGGAAAGCGTGCGTCCAAGGGTAATAAAGCCTGAGCTGGTTATAAGAAAGTCTGTAAGGTAG
- a CDS encoding Gfo/Idh/MocA family protein: protein MKVARIGLVGISGFGKTHLKTIQKLEGRYIEFKAFSEINYEKNKDEIERLKSKGARYYVDYQEMLDKESDLDFVVLSTPIHLHSPMAVHAMEKGFNVLLEKPPSVTIQDVDKIIDVSKKTGRICAVDFQNTSGKAFRRLVDYVTEGRFGRLKSLVGVGKWKRDEAYYQRTPWAGKLKFNGHYVLDGTINNPLSHLLNNLLILAAASTDGGGVPEEVTAELYHGHRIESEDTACVRIITQAGIEVMYYTTLCNPQQETPFILLKGTEGEAYWDYSNVLKVKFSDGNEESFNFGYEDLFENMYVNMVKSLFEREQLYCPVDITRNFVLASNGAFESCDSVVEIPDDCIIVQREGESVVTYIKDIEEIIDKASSEKKLFSEIGVSWAVRSKPFKLSGYREFRKYGGEGDSRG from the coding sequence ATGAAAGTGGCGAGGATTGGTCTGGTTGGCATCAGTGGCTTTGGAAAGACTCATTTGAAAACTATCCAAAAGTTGGAGGGTAGATATATTGAATTTAAAGCTTTTTCAGAGATAAACTATGAGAAAAACAAAGATGAGATAGAGCGATTAAAGTCAAAAGGCGCTCGTTATTACGTGGATTACCAGGAGATGTTGGACAAGGAGAGCGATCTGGATTTTGTAGTGCTATCCACTCCTATTCATTTGCACAGCCCTATGGCTGTTCACGCTATGGAAAAAGGATTTAATGTGCTTTTAGAAAAGCCGCCTTCTGTAACGATTCAAGATGTGGATAAGATCATTGACGTCAGCAAAAAAACAGGTAGGATCTGCGCTGTGGATTTTCAAAACACTTCAGGAAAGGCGTTTAGAAGACTTGTAGATTATGTGACTGAAGGGCGCTTTGGAAGACTTAAAAGCCTGGTGGGTGTAGGGAAGTGGAAAAGGGATGAAGCGTATTACCAGAGAACACCTTGGGCTGGCAAGCTTAAGTTTAACGGCCATTATGTTCTCGACGGCACTATAAACAACCCGCTGTCCCATCTTCTCAATAACCTGCTCATACTGGCTGCTGCCTCCACTGATGGCGGCGGGGTGCCAGAAGAGGTGACTGCTGAATTGTACCACGGTCACAGGATAGAGAGCGAAGATACGGCATGCGTGCGCATTATCACGCAGGCAGGCATTGAGGTTATGTACTATACCACATTGTGTAACCCTCAACAGGAGACTCCGTTTATACTCCTTAAGGGAACTGAAGGCGAAGCGTATTGGGATTACAGTAATGTGTTGAAGGTAAAATTTTCGGATGGCAACGAGGAAAGCTTTAATTTCGGATATGAAGATTTATTTGAAAATATGTATGTAAATATGGTAAAATCTCTATTTGAAAGAGAACAACTCTATTGTCCGGTTGATATTACGCGCAATTTTGTCTTGGCATCCAACGGGGCTTTTGAATCCTGTGACAGCGTTGTCGAAATTCCCGATGATTGTATAATAGTCCAGAGAGAAGGGGAAAGCGTAGTTACCTACATAAAAGACATAGAAGAAATAATAGATAAAGCAAGCTCTGAGAAAAAGTTGTTTTCTGAAATCGGGGTTTCATGGGCTGTAAGGTCTAAGCCTTTTAAGTTGAGTGGTTATAGGGAGTTCAGGAAATACGGAGGGGAAGGTGACAGCCGTGGATAA
- the pdxS gene encoding pyridoxal 5'-phosphate synthase lyase subunit PdxS produces MSERYELNKNLAQMLKGGVIMDVTTPEQAVIAEKAGAVAVMALERVPADIRKHGGVARMSDPKIIKAIKAAVSIPVMAKVRIGHFVEAQILEALGIDYIDESEVLTPADEMYHINKWEFKIPFVCGARNLGEALRRIGEGASMIRTKGEAGTGNVVEAVRHMRTMMSEIRRLQNMRDDELMAAAKEMQAPYELVKYVAQNGRLPVVNFAAGGIATPADAALMMQLGADGVFVGSGIFKSSNPEKRAAAIVKATTYYNDPKVLAEVSEDLGEPMEGIDISKIDKEDLYAQRGW; encoded by the coding sequence ATCTCCGAAAGGTATGAGCTTAATAAAAATTTGGCTCAGATGTTAAAAGGCGGCGTAATTATGGACGTCACTACTCCGGAACAAGCGGTGATAGCAGAAAAAGCCGGAGCAGTAGCTGTAATGGCACTGGAACGGGTTCCTGCTGATATAAGAAAACACGGCGGCGTGGCAAGAATGTCAGATCCCAAAATCATCAAAGCCATAAAAGCTGCCGTTTCCATCCCTGTAATGGCCAAGGTAAGGATAGGCCATTTTGTGGAAGCTCAGATACTTGAAGCCCTGGGTATTGACTACATAGACGAAAGCGAAGTTTTGACACCTGCTGATGAGATGTACCATATAAACAAGTGGGAATTTAAAATACCTTTTGTATGCGGCGCCAGAAACCTAGGGGAAGCCTTAAGGAGGATAGGCGAAGGCGCTTCTATGATAAGGACTAAGGGCGAAGCTGGAACAGGCAATGTGGTGGAAGCAGTAAGGCACATGAGGACCATGATGTCTGAAATAAGGCGACTTCAGAACATGAGGGACGATGAGCTCATGGCCGCTGCTAAAGAAATGCAAGCACCTTACGAACTGGTAAAATACGTGGCGCAAAACGGAAGGCTCCCTGTGGTCAACTTTGCCGCCGGCGGTATTGCCACACCAGCAGATGCCGCATTGATGATGCAGCTGGGAGCTGACGGGGTATTTGTCGGTTCAGGCATTTTTAAATCATCCAATCCTGAGAAAAGAGCCGCGGCCATAGTAAAGGCAACCACTTATTACAATGATCCAAAAGTATTAGCAGAGGTATCTGAAGACCTGGGCGAACCTATGGAAGGAATAGATATAAGCAAAATTGACAAAGAAGATCTGTATGCGCAGCGGGGCTGGTAA
- the pdxT gene encoding pyridoxal 5'-phosphate synthase glutaminase subunit PdxT, producing the protein MRIGVLAVQGSVIEHVNTLKQIQGVTPVEIKAPQQIKDIDGLILPGGESTTIGKLIQDFNLKDAIIERAKKGMPVWGTCAGMILMAKKITGQDNTYLNLMDIVVKRNAYGGQLDSFATWQVIPAVSDKPLKLVFIRAPYVEKAGKEVQVLTRVGENIVAVKQGNMLATAFHPELTDDTTFHEYFIQIVRESLQ; encoded by the coding sequence ATCCGCATCGGAGTGCTGGCCGTCCAGGGGTCGGTTATAGAACACGTAAATACCCTTAAACAAATCCAAGGAGTAACGCCTGTAGAAATAAAAGCTCCTCAACAGATTAAGGACATCGACGGCCTCATATTGCCTGGCGGCGAAAGCACTACTATTGGAAAGCTAATTCAGGATTTTAATTTAAAAGACGCCATAATTGAAAGAGCTAAAAAAGGCATGCCTGTATGGGGTACATGTGCAGGTATGATACTGATGGCAAAAAAAATAACCGGTCAAGATAACACTTATTTAAACCTCATGGACATCGTGGTCAAAAGAAACGCCTATGGCGGCCAGTTAGACAGTTTTGCCACATGGCAGGTGATACCCGCTGTATCCGACAAACCGTTAAAACTGGTATTTATAAGGGCACCCTACGTAGAAAAAGCAGGTAAAGAAGTCCAGGTGTTAACGCGAGTAGGTGAAAATATAGTCGCCGTAAAACAGGGCAATATGTTAGCTACAGCTTTTCACCCTGAGCTCACCGACGACACCACTTTTCACGAGTACTTTATACAAATAGTCAGAGAATCCCTTCAATGA
- a CDS encoding FAD-binding protein, with translation MVYDTDVLVIGGGGAALRSALAAHERHRGVKVIMAVKGKLGYCGTTALACSDRMAFHATLPTTFPGGPDNWKYHAKDIYEIGGFVSDYDLAEILARNSAEAFYYLDRLGVPFVKENGVPVQFITDGSAYPRACFTGPETAIHIEQALIKKLEETDVTVLQNTMITDLIVDDGQVYGAVGYAGGEEIIIKAKSVVMATGGGGSVYKVNVFPPGMTGDGYAMALRAGAELVNMEFIQIGLSSVDTGLACSGSMMRAVPRFVNERGEEFLKEYHVGFNDIFEKGSTWPVSAEHKTSIIDIAVYREIHRGHKVYLDFTRDPEGFSFDLLREDFKHRYEQEVKAVVGRLCPYDRLEEINPQSIRWLKARGVDIKRDWLEIAPAIQHFQGGIKIRCKAETNIKGLFAAGECAGGQHGANRPGGNSLLDCQVFGKISGESAADYAIDCCYSENAINIAKNIFSSYNNWLSERGLIVEEAVRELREVMDRCCSVIRTEKGLEEALDRVAYLKRQKLRAQTAKDVVGFKNMLLTAEAVLKSALHRKESRGPHLCFNDFNSDPLPRDKGLRGYFVCRYDVCNDQVVVEEKQPIRPKEVVL, from the coding sequence ATGGTATACGACACGGATGTACTTGTGATAGGTGGAGGTGGGGCGGCCTTGAGAAGTGCTCTGGCAGCCCATGAAAGGCATCGCGGGGTTAAGGTAATAATGGCTGTCAAAGGCAAACTGGGGTATTGCGGTACCACGGCATTGGCCTGTTCTGACAGGATGGCTTTTCACGCTACCCTTCCTACCACCTTTCCCGGGGGACCGGACAACTGGAAGTACCATGCTAAGGACATATATGAGATAGGAGGGTTTGTATCTGATTACGATCTCGCGGAGATACTGGCGCGAAACTCAGCTGAGGCGTTTTATTATCTTGACCGATTGGGTGTGCCGTTTGTAAAAGAGAACGGCGTACCTGTTCAGTTTATCACTGATGGCTCGGCTTATCCCAGAGCTTGTTTTACAGGCCCTGAGACGGCGATACACATAGAACAGGCCCTTATAAAAAAACTGGAGGAAACAGATGTAACTGTGTTGCAAAACACCATGATTACCGACTTGATAGTGGATGACGGACAGGTGTACGGTGCTGTAGGCTATGCTGGAGGCGAAGAGATCATAATAAAGGCAAAATCTGTAGTGATGGCCACAGGAGGAGGAGGGAGTGTGTATAAAGTCAATGTTTTCCCTCCTGGTATGACAGGCGATGGGTACGCTATGGCTTTAAGAGCCGGTGCCGAGCTGGTAAATATGGAATTTATACAGATAGGGCTTTCATCGGTGGACACAGGTCTTGCCTGCTCTGGGAGTATGATGAGGGCGGTCCCCCGATTTGTCAATGAAAGAGGAGAGGAATTTCTTAAGGAGTATCATGTGGGCTTTAACGACATTTTTGAGAAAGGTTCTACGTGGCCTGTGAGCGCCGAACACAAGACCAGCATAATAGATATAGCGGTTTACCGAGAAATACATCGAGGCCATAAGGTGTACCTGGACTTCACCCGAGACCCTGAAGGATTTAGCTTTGATCTTTTGAGAGAGGATTTTAAACACAGGTATGAGCAGGAAGTCAAAGCTGTTGTTGGCCGTTTATGCCCGTACGATAGGCTTGAAGAGATTAATCCCCAGTCAATCAGATGGTTAAAGGCAAGAGGTGTTGACATAAAAAGGGATTGGCTTGAAATAGCTCCTGCTATTCAACATTTCCAAGGCGGTATAAAAATTCGCTGCAAAGCCGAAACAAATATAAAGGGTTTATTTGCAGCGGGAGAATGCGCTGGGGGGCAACATGGAGCTAATCGCCCTGGCGGGAATTCCCTTTTAGACTGCCAGGTATTCGGCAAAATTTCAGGGGAGAGTGCAGCAGATTATGCAATCGATTGTTGTTACTCTGAAAATGCCATAAATATAGCCAAAAACATCTTTAGTTCCTATAACAATTGGTTGTCAGAAAGAGGCCTTATTGTTGAAGAAGCTGTAAGGGAGCTCAGAGAAGTTATGGACAGGTGCTGTAGTGTCATAAGGACAGAAAAGGGCTTGGAAGAGGCATTAGACCGCGTGGCGTACTTAAAACGGCAAAAGCTTAGGGCACAAACTGCAAAAGATGTCGTTGGGTTTAAAAACATGTTGCTTACCGCAGAGGCTGTGTTAAAGTCTGCACTGCATAGAAAAGAAAGCAGAGGACCTCATCTTTGCTTTAACGATTTTAATTCAGATCCTTTGCCAAGGGATAAAGGATTGAGAGGTTATTTTGTATGTAGATACGATGTTTGCAATGATCAAGTAGTTGTAGAGGAAAAGCAGCCTATAAGGCCAAAGGAGGTGGTTCTATGA
- a CDS encoding zinc-binding dehydrogenase, with the protein MKAYAMVLEEYNKPLVKREFDVVDPPRGEMLVKILAAGVCGSDVHMWKGNDPRLNLPMILGHEGVGQVVELSEPWVDVNGEAIKEGDVVIWDRGVTCGKCYYCAVKREPALCENRWTYGISTTCKEMPYLRGCYSQYVYLAPGTKVIKIKDKVDPAVLVSASCSGATTAHAFDMLSPDIGDSVLVQGPGPIGLFAVAFAKARGARKVIVIGGTKERLDMCRVFGADVVLDRYSTTQEERRQLILDITSGRGVDVAVEAVGHPLAVQEGIKLVRNGGTYLSVGFGDPNGTVTIDCYYDIVRKNLRYQGVWVSDTKHLNMAVNMVLSNIEKFELLVTDRYDLEDANKALSAMENRETIKSVLIP; encoded by the coding sequence ATGAAAGCATATGCTATGGTTTTAGAAGAGTACAATAAGCCATTGGTAAAAAGGGAATTTGACGTTGTGGATCCGCCCCGCGGAGAAATGCTTGTTAAAATTTTAGCTGCTGGTGTTTGTGGTTCTGACGTGCACATGTGGAAAGGCAATGACCCGCGGTTGAACCTTCCCATGATACTAGGCCACGAAGGGGTAGGGCAGGTGGTCGAATTATCAGAGCCGTGGGTGGATGTAAACGGAGAAGCGATTAAAGAGGGAGATGTGGTCATATGGGATAGAGGTGTTACGTGCGGGAAGTGTTATTATTGCGCCGTAAAAAGAGAGCCGGCCTTATGCGAAAACCGCTGGACGTATGGTATAAGCACCACATGTAAAGAGATGCCCTACTTGAGAGGGTGTTATTCTCAGTACGTGTATCTGGCCCCAGGGACTAAGGTTATAAAAATAAAGGATAAAGTTGATCCGGCCGTTTTGGTATCAGCGTCCTGCTCAGGTGCGACTACAGCTCACGCTTTTGACATGTTATCGCCTGATATAGGCGACAGCGTATTGGTTCAAGGGCCTGGTCCTATAGGGCTGTTTGCCGTCGCCTTTGCAAAAGCTAGGGGGGCGAGAAAGGTCATAGTAATAGGCGGTACAAAGGAACGCTTAGATATGTGTAGGGTATTTGGCGCCGATGTGGTGCTGGATAGGTATAGTACCACTCAAGAAGAGCGCAGACAACTGATATTAGACATCACGTCAGGCAGGGGCGTTGACGTGGCTGTAGAAGCAGTAGGGCACCCATTAGCGGTTCAGGAAGGTATAAAACTGGTGAGGAATGGTGGTACGTACCTTTCAGTGGGTTTTGGAGATCCTAATGGGACGGTGACCATTGACTGTTATTATGACATCGTGAGAAAAAACCTGAGGTACCAGGGTGTATGGGTGAGCGATACAAAGCACCTTAATATGGCCGTAAATATGGTGTTGAGTAACATTGAAAAGTTTGAGCTGTTGGTTACAGACAGGTACGATCTTGAGGATGCAAATAAAGCTTTGAGCGCCATGGAGAATAGGGAGACCATTAAATCAGTGTTAATACCATAG
- a CDS encoding 4Fe-4S binding protein: MVDLSTTYAGLKLRSPLIAAAAGITGTVERLKKAEDNGIGAVVTKSLFQKEICRVSPTPRFKVIKHSGSTTLYSYEQASEYGPEEYAEFIYRAKSQLSIPVIASINCYTDEAWIKYGKLVEQAGADAIELNLSCPHGVHLMSGIDVIKSMVATTKLMKNAVKIPVIPKMTPQSTNPGSDALRLDQAGADGLVMFNRFTGLDIDVEKEVPVLHGGYAGHGGPWSIMFSLRWISAVSPHIRCDISGSGGVMNGEDAVKYILAGAGTVQICSVIILNGYQVINRINKGIEKFMESKGYSSISEFKGKICSRIKSMDEVDRTQWAKAEIDMIRCTSCGLCARVCIYDGIDADEKYSVNDKCDGCGLCAEICPAKAISMVRR, encoded by the coding sequence ATGGTCGATTTGTCGACGACATACGCGGGGTTAAAACTGAGATCGCCTTTGATTGCCGCTGCAGCTGGTATTACAGGGACGGTAGAGAGGCTAAAAAAGGCGGAAGACAACGGCATAGGGGCTGTAGTCACAAAGAGCCTTTTTCAAAAAGAGATATGCAGGGTTTCACCTACGCCGAGATTTAAAGTTATAAAGCACAGCGGTTCTACGACCCTTTATTCTTATGAACAAGCCAGCGAGTACGGCCCGGAAGAATACGCTGAGTTCATTTACAGGGCTAAAAGCCAGCTGAGTATTCCGGTTATAGCCAGTATTAACTGCTATACAGATGAGGCCTGGATAAAGTACGGCAAGCTCGTGGAACAGGCTGGAGCTGACGCTATTGAACTTAACCTATCTTGTCCTCACGGCGTACACTTAATGTCGGGTATAGACGTAATAAAGTCCATGGTTGCCACCACCAAACTTATGAAAAACGCCGTTAAGATACCTGTTATACCCAAGATGACTCCCCAGTCAACCAATCCAGGCTCAGATGCTTTAAGGCTTGATCAGGCTGGTGCTGATGGGCTGGTGATGTTTAACAGGTTTACGGGCCTTGACATAGACGTGGAAAAAGAAGTCCCTGTACTGCATGGCGGCTATGCCGGACACGGGGGCCCATGGTCTATAATGTTTTCTTTGCGCTGGATTAGCGCGGTATCCCCTCACATAAGATGTGATATAAGCGGTAGTGGTGGCGTTATGAACGGGGAGGATGCAGTAAAGTATATCCTGGCTGGGGCAGGAACTGTGCAAATCTGCAGTGTGATAATACTGAATGGTTATCAGGTAATCAACAGGATCAATAAAGGGATTGAAAAGTTCATGGAGAGCAAAGGTTACAGCTCTATAAGCGAGTTTAAAGGTAAAATATGTAGCAGGATTAAGAGCATGGATGAGGTGGATAGAACTCAGTGGGCAAAGGCAGAAATCGACATGATCAGGTGTACTTCCTGCGGGCTCTGCGCGCGGGTATGTATTTACGATGGGATTGACGCAGATGAAAAGTACTCCGTAAACGATAAGTGCGACGGGTGTGGACTGTGCGCCGAAATCTGTCCTGCTAAAGCCATCTCTATGGTCAGGAGGTAG
- a CDS encoding bifunctional 4-hydroxy-2-oxoglutarate aldolase/2-dehydro-3-deoxy-phosphogluconate aldolase: protein MDKLTVKKQLKGKIIAVIRCDDQELAWNICREAIENGIGAVEVTYTVKGAGELIKRLKAQYPDKIIGAGTVINVQQAKEAVESGADFVVSPCIISEVAEFISNKGVLCSMAGVTPTEVFRAYRLGVDIVKLFPGELYGPAAIKALKGPFPFIEIMPTGGVNDKNIKEWFDSGAYAVGVGGYLTKGVDFDNLDLVGERIRQLQNALK from the coding sequence GTGGATAAGTTAACGGTAAAAAAGCAATTAAAAGGAAAGATCATCGCAGTGATAAGGTGCGATGATCAGGAGCTAGCATGGAATATTTGCCGTGAAGCTATTGAAAACGGAATTGGAGCAGTGGAAGTGACGTATACGGTTAAAGGCGCTGGTGAGCTTATAAAAAGATTGAAAGCCCAATATCCTGATAAGATAATTGGGGCCGGCACTGTCATTAATGTACAGCAGGCGAAGGAGGCGGTGGAAAGCGGAGCTGATTTTGTGGTTTCGCCTTGTATAATAAGTGAGGTGGCGGAATTTATAAGCAATAAAGGCGTTTTGTGCTCTATGGCTGGAGTTACGCCTACAGAGGTGTTTCGCGCATATAGGTTAGGTGTGGACATAGTAAAGCTGTTTCCGGGAGAGCTTTACGGACCTGCGGCGATAAAAGCATTAAAAGGCCCTTTCCCGTTTATAGAAATAATGCCTACTGGCGGCGTTAACGACAAAAATATAAAGGAGTGGTTTGACAGCGGAGCTTATGCAGTAGGAGTGGGTGGTTATCTGACAAAAGGTGTGGATTTTGACAACCTCGATTTGGTTGGAGAAAGGATACGCCAGTTACAAAACGCCCTTAAGTAA